Proteins encoded together in one Veillonellales bacterium window:
- the trmB gene encoding tRNA (guanosine(46)-N7)-methyltransferase TrmB encodes MRLRKKPWIAAAIEQFQDFVMQQPDDSLQGQWREIFGGSAPLYVELGTGKGKFISEMAVRLPETYFVGIEAQRDVLFYAAQKVRAVQVNNVRLLVFDINNLPEIFAPGEIDRLYINFCDPWPKARHDKRRLTHSSFLAKYRHVLKPGGQLFFKTDNAPLFAFSLEQFAEFGLKVDNVSFDLHNSNYEENVRTEYETKFSGRGYKIHRCEVTF; translated from the coding sequence GTGCGACTTAGAAAAAAGCCGTGGATTGCTGCGGCGATAGAACAATTTCAGGATTTTGTCATGCAGCAGCCGGATGACAGTCTGCAAGGCCAATGGCGGGAGATTTTTGGCGGCAGTGCCCCGCTTTATGTGGAACTGGGCACTGGGAAGGGAAAGTTTATTTCTGAGATGGCGGTTCGCCTGCCGGAAACTTATTTTGTCGGGATTGAAGCCCAAAGGGATGTGTTGTTTTATGCTGCTCAGAAGGTGCGGGCGGTACAAGTAAATAATGTGCGGTTGCTGGTGTTTGATATTAACAATTTGCCGGAGATTTTTGCTCCGGGAGAGATTGACCGGCTGTATATTAATTTTTGTGATCCCTGGCCAAAAGCCCGGCATGATAAGCGGCGGCTGACTCATAGCAGCTTTTTGGCCAAATACCGGCATGTGCTGAAGCCGGGTGGGCAGCTGTTTTTTAAAACCGACAATGCCCCCTTGTTTGCCTTTTCGCTGGAACAGTTTGCTGAATTCGGGCTAAAGGTGGATAACGTCAGCTTCGATTTACATAACAGTAATTATGAAGAGAATGTCAGGACCGAATATGAAACTAAATTCAGCGGGCGGGGATATAAAATTCATCGCTGCGAGGTAACTTTTTAA
- a CDS encoding KpsF/GutQ family sugar-phosphate isomerase, with the protein MIDQAKQVLKIEAAAIEALIPRINEQFIKAAQMILAGKGRVIVTGMGKSGFIGQKIAATMISTGTPAFFLHPAEGIHGDLGMVTKDDIVLVLSNSGETAEILRILPVIRRIGAKIIAICGRKESSLAQNADLVLDAQVEKEACPLGLAPTASTTAELAMGDALAVVLMSAHKFTREDFAIFHPGGALGRKLLLKVKDMMHTEEENPTVLLDKTVKEALFVITEKGLGATSIVDEAGRLLGLITDGDIRRGLEKGYDFLDKKVGDLMTKKPRTIQADKLAAEALNIMEKNKPRPITVLPVVDNDDFVIGMIHLTDLLRQGII; encoded by the coding sequence ATGATCGATCAAGCTAAACAAGTCTTAAAAATCGAAGCGGCGGCGATCGAAGCTCTCATTCCCCGCATTAACGAACAATTTATTAAAGCTGCTCAAATGATTCTTGCAGGAAAAGGCCGGGTCATCGTAACTGGCATGGGAAAATCCGGCTTTATCGGCCAAAAGATTGCCGCAACAATGATCAGTACCGGTACGCCGGCCTTTTTTCTCCATCCCGCCGAAGGGATTCATGGGGATTTAGGTATGGTGACAAAAGATGATATTGTTTTAGTCCTCTCCAATAGCGGCGAGACTGCTGAAATTCTCAGGATTTTACCCGTAATTCGCCGCATAGGCGCTAAAATTATTGCAATTTGCGGACGAAAGGAATCTTCTTTGGCACAAAATGCCGATCTGGTTCTTGACGCACAGGTAGAAAAAGAAGCATGTCCCCTGGGGCTGGCGCCTACTGCCAGTACTACGGCTGAATTAGCTATGGGCGACGCGCTGGCTGTGGTATTGATGTCGGCACATAAATTTACCCGTGAAGATTTTGCAATCTTCCATCCGGGAGGTGCGCTGGGCAGAAAATTACTGCTTAAAGTAAAAGATATGATGCATACCGAAGAAGAAAATCCGACGGTTCTCTTGGATAAGACTGTAAAAGAAGCATTGTTTGTTATTACCGAAAAAGGACTCGGCGCCACTTCGATTGTGGATGAAGCGGGTCGTCTTTTGGGACTGATTACCGATGGCGACATCCGCCGGGGTTTGGAAAAAGGCTATGATTTTCTTGATAAAAAAGTGGGGGACCTGATGACTAAAAAGCCTCGAACCATCCAGGCCGATAAACTGGCGGCAGAAGCTTTGAATATCATGGAAAAAAACAAACCCCGCCCCATCACCGTACTGCCTGTAGTTGACAATGACGACTTTGTTATTGGCATGATTCACCTTACTGATTTACTGCGCCAAGGAATAATATAA
- a CDS encoding sigma 54-interacting transcriptional regulator, with product MIREQRSKEKLEKYYRKFLTEGVIDPNVYPWVAESWRRSREFGVPSDSMRLSVKLTKEEFAARQAVHRTAIEYLNGLYQNIREYFNSYNLSLLLLDNESYTLKSYAMPFFQKTPGELEGARLTERDVGTSSISIAYEHQIPFLMFGPEMWIQECQEGDACSAPVMIDGELRYILTLVSVDQAALPYNAVVSLLLSMKYALENYLVQQWHLKAKNAILDAAPFAVYHIMTGGEVVYTNQMGQGRLEDIKAAGSAGQLLNLNEVVLNYRHTPLYKGFQGIPSYNKEVTWITADKTYEDITTVVPLERDQDNVVNSAVAISMPIEDLRTLVAHAVGYTARYNLASMVGGTTVFSAMKDKAGRVARNDHHLLLQGEAGTGKERLAHGIHQASGRAAGPLISVKCADLPLEILDSELFGLTDSREESRPGKLELANGGTLFLDEVEKLPSQLAVKLAQALAEGRLSRSGESIHRSFDVRIIAACDSDLKRLADRGVFPAELYEIIAKHVIRIPTLRSRRADIPLLANHIAAEAAGQHQMAEKTILPEAMDLLMEYDWPGNIKQLQGVVEHAFFNTPGTVIKAADISIMADTPVGNAWKEDREVFLKAWQAAGTNVSRLANMLDVSRVTLYRYLKKYGLTKE from the coding sequence ATGATTCGTGAACAACGCAGCAAGGAGAAGCTGGAGAAATATTACCGGAAGTTTCTAACGGAGGGAGTCATTGACCCTAATGTCTACCCCTGGGTGGCCGAATCATGGCGGCGCAGCCGGGAATTTGGTGTTCCCAGTGACAGCATGCGGCTGTCGGTAAAGTTGACCAAGGAAGAATTTGCTGCCCGGCAGGCTGTCCACCGGACAGCCATTGAGTATCTCAACGGCTTGTACCAGAATATCCGGGAATATTTCAACAGCTATAATCTGAGCCTGTTATTGCTGGACAATGAGAGTTACACTTTAAAAAGCTATGCCATGCCTTTTTTTCAGAAAACGCCGGGAGAATTGGAGGGTGCCAGGCTGACGGAACGGGATGTGGGCACTTCCAGCATTAGTATTGCGTATGAACATCAAATTCCTTTTTTGATGTTTGGCCCGGAAATGTGGATACAAGAGTGCCAGGAGGGGGATGCCTGTTCGGCTCCGGTGATGATCGACGGTGAACTGCGGTATATTTTAACTCTTGTGTCGGTGGATCAGGCGGCTTTGCCTTATAATGCGGTGGTTTCTTTGCTGCTGAGTATGAAATATGCTCTGGAGAATTATTTGGTTCAGCAGTGGCACCTAAAGGCAAAAAACGCGATTCTAGATGCTGCGCCCTTTGCCGTATATCATATTATGACAGGCGGGGAGGTGGTGTATACGAATCAGATGGGGCAAGGCCGGCTGGAGGATATCAAAGCTGCCGGCTCTGCCGGTCAACTGCTGAATTTAAACGAAGTAGTATTGAATTACCGGCATACGCCCTTGTATAAAGGATTTCAGGGGATTCCATCCTATAATAAGGAAGTCACCTGGATTACGGCAGATAAAACGTATGAGGATATTACAACGGTAGTTCCTTTGGAACGGGATCAGGACAACGTGGTGAACAGCGCGGTGGCGATTTCTATGCCGATTGAAGATTTGCGTACGCTTGTGGCTCATGCGGTAGGCTATACGGCCCGTTATAATCTAGCCAGTATGGTCGGCGGTACAACCGTGTTTTCCGCGATGAAAGACAAAGCCGGACGAGTGGCGAGAAATGATCACCATTTGCTGCTCCAGGGGGAAGCGGGCACCGGCAAGGAACGGCTGGCTCACGGCATTCATCAGGCCAGCGGCCGGGCGGCCGGACCGCTGATTTCAGTAAAATGCGCTGATCTGCCTTTAGAAATATTGGATAGCGAACTTTTTGGCCTCACCGATTCCCGGGAAGAAAGCCGACCGGGGAAACTGGAGCTGGCCAATGGCGGGACATTGTTTTTGGATGAAGTGGAAAAACTGCCGTCCCAGCTGGCAGTCAAGCTGGCCCAGGCTTTGGCAGAAGGCCGGTTATCCCGCAGTGGTGAAAGCATTCACCGCTCCTTCGATGTGCGGATTATCGCCGCTTGTGACAGTGATTTAAAACGGTTGGCGGATCGCGGGGTTTTCCCGGCGGAACTGTACGAAATTATTGCCAAGCATGTAATTCGCATTCCCACTCTACGGTCCCGGCGGGCAGACATCCCGCTGCTGGCCAACCATATTGCGGCCGAAGCGGCAGGACAACATCAGATGGCGGAAAAAACAATACTGCCTGAGGCGATGGACTTGTTAATGGAGTATGATTGGCCGGGAAATATCAAGCAGCTGCAGGGAGTGGTGGAACATGCCTTCTTTAATACGCCCGGCACAGTCATCAAGGCCGCCGATATTAGTATCATGGCGGATACGCCTGTGGGGAATGCCTGGAAGGAAGATCGGGAGGTGTTTCTCAAAGCCTGGCAGGCTGCCGGCACCAATGTTAGTCGGTTGGCCAACATGCTGGATGTCAGCCGGGTAACCCTCTATCGCTATTTGAAGAAATATGGTTTGACAAAGGAATAA